Proteins encoded together in one Lathyrus oleraceus cultivar Zhongwan6 chromosome 5, CAAS_Psat_ZW6_1.0, whole genome shotgun sequence window:
- the LOC127082659 gene encoding uncharacterized protein LOC127082659, producing MASANNDRVFKDGGSSNKPPLFSGQYLEFWKIRMKAHLEAQGSDIWEAVQNGPFIPTTVVNGASSTMPQGSWDDDDKKRVLYDKKAINILQSALGMDEFFRVSTCTMTKEIWDTLVETHEGMTEVKRSRLNTLSQEYELFRMQPGESILDLQKRFVHLTNHLKALGKTLTNDELNLKVLRSLTREWQPIVTTISEKKSLSTMTSATLFGKLQEYETELGLLEKHEVQEKKSKSIALKVDSKVVKKEDNPEEDENFMLLVKRLGKYFGAKSSSSDSDSDQSVNLALMASHHSDDEDDEVSSNFSIFDNDAQGEIDELLSECKILYKTISSQKNQISTLEENIEKMKNNLKDEKEELIKNFACTKCESLDFQIVQLKSVIERYEKGQIGLEHVLSSQRYSNDKRGLGYSNFDKQTSNKTIFVKAKEQIPLDKSNKPKVVHQYNNRKRNKSYYKKKSYSPRYKSNFEPTCFYCGIKGHTPNACYVRNFSVAQGHYVWVKKGTNFEGPKSIWVPNKT from the coding sequence ATGGCTTCCGCAAACAATGATCGTGTATTTAAAGATGGTGGTAGTAGTAACAAGCCTCCTTTGTTTTCCGGTCAATATTTAGAATTTTGGAAAATCCGTATGAAGGCacatttagaagcacaaggaAGTGACATATGGGAGGCGGTTCAAAATGGTCCTTTTATTCCTACAACGGTTGTCAACGGTGCTAGTTCAACAATGCCACAAGGATCATGGGATGATGATGATAAGAAAAGGGTTCTCTATGATAAAAAGGCGATTAATATTTTACAAAGTGCACTTGGAATGGATGAATTCTTCCGCGTCTCAACATGTACAATGACAAAGGAAATATGGGATACTCTTGTAGAAACTCACGAAGGAATGACCGAAGTCAAGAGATCTAGATTGAACACGTTAAGTCAAGAGTACGAGTTATTCCGAATGCAACCGGGAGAATCAATCCTCGACTTGCAAAAAAGATTCGTGCATTTGACAAATCACTTGAAAGCACTTGGTAAGACACTAACTAATGATGAACTTAATCTTAAAGTGCTTAGGTCTTTAACAAGAGAATGGCAACCCATAGTGACGACGATCTCCGAAAAGAAAAGTTTATCAACAATGACATCCGCTACTTTATTCGGAAAGCTTCAAGAATATGAGACGGAACTTGGACTATTGGAGAAACATGAGGTCCAAGAGAAGAAATCCAAGAGCATTGCCTTAAAAGTTGATTCCAAAGTTGTGAAGAAAGAAGACAATCCCGAAGAGGACGAAaactttatgcttcttgtaaAAAGACTAGGAAAATATTTTGGTGCAAAAAGTTCTTCATCGGATTCCGATAGTGATCAAAGCGTAAATCTAGCATTGATGGCATCACATCATTCCGACGATGAAGACGATGAGGTTAGTAGTAACTTTTCAATTTTTGATAATGATGCTCAAGGAGAAATTGATGAACTTTTAAGTGAATGCAAAATTCTATACAAAACCATTTCATCTCAAAAGAATCAAATATCAactttggaagaaaatattgagaaaatgaaaaataatctcAAAGATGAAAAGGAAGAATTAATCAAGAATTTTGCATGCACTAAATGTGAGTCACTTGATTTTCAAATAGTTCAATTGAAGAGTGTtattgaaagatatgaaaaaggtcaaatcGGATTGGAACATGTTCTTAGTAGTCAAAGATACTCAAATGATAAACGTGGTTTAGGTTATTCAAATTTTGATAAACAAACTTCTAACAAGACCATTTTTGTAAAAGCTAAAGAACAAATTCCTTTAGATAAAAGTAACAAGCCTAAAGTGGTTCATCAATATAATAATAGGAAAAGGAACAAATCTTATTATAAAAAGAAATCTTATTCCCCTAGATATAAAAGCAACTTTGAACCTACATGTTTCTATTGTGGTATTAAAGGTCATACTCCTAATGCATGttatgttagaaactttagtgttgCTCAAGGCCATTATGTATGGGTTAAGAAAGGAACTAACTTTGAAGGACCCAAATCAATTTGGGTACCTAATAAAACTTAA